In Solidesulfovibrio fructosivorans JJ], a genomic segment contains:
- a CDS encoding MlaD family protein, giving the protein MSAKANKPLIGLFVLGALALALGAIVALGSGMFFTQKYRCIMFFPNSVSGLEVGAPVLFRGVPIGSVTEISIEADPSKLHFFIPVVVEIMGGKIKIIHDKGIQKGLQNLAQARDEGSETLLTQLIDKGLRAQLVTQSFVTGQLAVSLDLMPDTPVRLVGNTKLPEIPTVPSTFEKLTETIKRLPLEELVNRLISAVSGFEQLINSPEVKAIPGKIDTALTNGGDILVEIRSKVGPLAQKLDQALQNYSDLAKNLDRRSEGLSTSASGAIKSLDATLKDGRAAIGNFQKVINSNSPTVTDLNRSLSEIAGAARAIRELANFLERHPEALIQGKGGPRR; this is encoded by the coding sequence ATGAGCGCCAAAGCCAACAAACCCCTGATCGGCCTGTTCGTCCTCGGCGCCCTGGCCCTGGCCCTCGGGGCCATCGTGGCCCTGGGCTCGGGCATGTTTTTCACGCAGAAATACCGCTGCATCATGTTCTTCCCCAATTCCGTCAGCGGACTGGAAGTCGGCGCGCCGGTCCTTTTCAGGGGCGTGCCCATCGGCTCGGTCACCGAGATCAGCATCGAGGCCGACCCCAGCAAGCTCCACTTCTTCATCCCCGTGGTGGTGGAAATCATGGGCGGCAAGATCAAGATCATCCACGACAAGGGCATACAGAAGGGTCTCCAAAATCTGGCCCAGGCGCGCGACGAAGGATCGGAAACGCTGCTCACCCAGCTGATCGACAAAGGCCTGCGCGCCCAGCTTGTCACCCAAAGCTTCGTCACCGGGCAGCTCGCCGTCTCCCTGGACCTCATGCCCGATACCCCCGTGCGCCTGGTCGGCAACACCAAGCTGCCCGAAATCCCCACCGTGCCCTCGACCTTCGAAAAGCTGACCGAAACCATCAAGCGCCTGCCCCTCGAGGAACTGGTCAACCGGCTCATCAGCGCGGTTTCCGGCTTCGAACAGCTCATCAACTCGCCTGAAGTCAAAGCCATCCCCGGCAAGATCGACACCGCCCTCACCAACGGCGGCGACATCCTGGTCGAAATCCGCAGCAAGGTGGGACCGCTCGCCCAGAAACTCGACCAGGCCCTCCAGAACTACTCCGACCTGGCCAAAAACCTCGACCGCCGCAGCGAGGGCCTGAGCACGTCGGCCAGCGGCGCGATCAAATCCCTGGACGCGACCCTCAAGGACGGACGCGCCGCCATCGGCAACTTCCAGAAAGTCATCAACTCCAACTCGCCGACCGTCACGGACCTCAACCGGTCACTGTCCGAAATCGCCGGAGCCGCCCGGGCCATCCGTGAACTGGCCAATTTCCTCGAACGCCACCCCGAAGCCCTGATCCAGGGCAAGGGAGGACCCCGCAGATGA
- a CDS encoding PqiC family protein: MRRRPRTIAAVVAAAACCLPLLTGCGKSAPTHFFSLSTAAKENVAAPDGPCQSIGIGPVDFPAYLDRSQIVTRLGPNQMHLAEFDQWAEPLRDNFQRALAENLGALICAKPLVTYPWPVGGHPDKQIVIQVARFDGSLGQNATLRASWSVVDGDGNNLAWRSVEYQEAATGPGYADLAAAQSKLVEKFAKDVADTLRQ, translated from the coding sequence ATGAGACGTCGCCCCCGTACCATCGCCGCCGTCGTGGCAGCCGCCGCCTGCTGCCTGCCGCTCCTCACCGGCTGCGGCAAGTCCGCGCCCACCCACTTCTTTTCCTTAAGCACCGCCGCCAAGGAAAATGTCGCGGCACCGGACGGCCCCTGCCAGTCCATCGGCATCGGCCCGGTGGATTTTCCGGCCTACCTCGACCGGTCCCAGATCGTCACGCGTCTGGGCCCCAACCAGATGCACCTGGCCGAATTCGACCAGTGGGCAGAACCACTTCGCGACAACTTCCAGCGCGCCCTGGCCGAAAACCTCGGCGCGCTCATCTGCGCCAAGCCCCTCGTCACCTACCCCTGGCCCGTGGGCGGACACCCGGATAAGCAGATCGTCATCCAGGTCGCCCGCTTCGACGGCAGCCTCGGCCAAAACGCCACCCTGCGCGCCAGCTGGTCCGTGGTCGACGGCGACGGCAACAACCTCGCCTGGCGCTCCGTCGAATACCAGGAAGCCGCCACAGGCCCGGGCTACGCCGACCTCGCCGCCGCCCAAAGCAAACTCGTGGAGAAGTTCGCCAAGGACGTGGCCGACACGTTGCGGCAATAG
- a CDS encoding tRNA (cytidine(34)-2'-O)-methyltransferase, whose protein sequence is MIEVVLYEPEIPQNTGSVARLCAAAKTPLHLIKPLGFSLEDRYLKRAGLDYWPYVDLTVWDRFDDYLAARPRNRLVATTAGNRGHTAVPYHTLAYTPNDSLIFGTESRGLPESLLDAASIRLRIPIWGHVRSLNLANAASIVLYEALRSVGELDGK, encoded by the coding sequence GTGATCGAAGTCGTTCTCTACGAACCGGAAATACCCCAGAATACCGGCAGCGTCGCCAGACTCTGCGCCGCCGCCAAAACCCCCCTGCACCTCATCAAACCACTGGGGTTCTCCCTCGAAGACCGCTACCTCAAACGAGCCGGCCTCGACTACTGGCCCTACGTCGATCTCACCGTTTGGGACCGCTTTGACGACTACCTGGCCGCAAGGCCCCGCAACCGCCTCGTCGCCACCACCGCCGGCAACCGCGGCCACACCGCCGTCCCCTACCATACCCTGGCCTACACCCCGAACGATTCCCTTATCTTCGGTACCGAAAGCCGGGGATTGCCCGAATCGCTTCTCGACGCCGCTTCCATCCGCCTGCGTATCCCCATCTGGGGCCACGTGCGCAGCCTCAACCTCGCCAACGCGGCCTCGATCGTGCTCTATGAGGCGCTTCGGAGCGTCGGCGAACTGGATGGCAAATAG
- a CDS encoding PaaI family thioesterase: MDMQWFVERDALAAHLGIRLLDAEPGYAKAAMDLTDNLKNGAGIAHGGAIFSLADLALAVASNSYGKLCLAVSATISYIKPGIGKTLYAEAREVSCGNKMATYAITITNDADEAIAAFQGTVYRKNTPYTKETA; this comes from the coding sequence ATGGATATGCAGTGGTTCGTCGAACGTGACGCTTTGGCCGCCCATCTCGGCATCCGACTCCTCGACGCCGAACCCGGCTATGCGAAAGCGGCCATGGATCTGACCGACAACCTTAAAAACGGCGCGGGGATCGCCCACGGCGGAGCCATCTTCTCCCTGGCCGACCTAGCCCTTGCCGTCGCCTCCAACAGCTACGGCAAGCTGTGTCTGGCCGTTTCCGCCACCATCTCCTACATCAAACCCGGCATCGGCAAGACCCTTTACGCCGAAGCCCGCGAAGTCTCTTGCGGCAACAAAATGGCCACCTACGCCATCACCATCACCAACGACGCCGACGAGGCCATCGCCGCCTTCCAGGGCACCGTCTACCGCAAGAACACGCCCTACACCAAGGAGACGGCGTGA
- the rfbB gene encoding dTDP-glucose 4,6-dehydratase, producing MRLLVTGGCGFIGSNFIRDMLDRHDDLTIVNLDALTYAGNRQSLSDIEAAHGGSRYFFARGDIANSELALYLFEEHRIEAVVNFAAETHVDRSITDASPFIRTNVAGTQSLLDAARLFGIKRFVHVSTDEVYGTLGPDGKFSEDTPLAPNSPYSASKAGADMLVRAAHETYGMDTVITRCSNNYGPFQFPEKLIPLMFSRAMADEPLPVYGDGKNVRDWIYVTDHCRGVELALIKGRAGEVYNFGGDAEKPNIEVVRTILAALGKPESLIRFVTDRPGHDRRYAMDFTKAARELGFAPEYDFTRGIAATVDWYRQNGEWLKSVQSGAYRQFMDKWYGGRA from the coding sequence ATGCGACTGCTCGTGACCGGCGGATGCGGCTTTATCGGCTCCAACTTCATCCGCGACATGCTGGACCGCCATGACGATCTGACCATCGTCAATCTCGACGCCCTGACCTATGCCGGCAACCGCCAAAGCCTGTCCGACATCGAGGCGGCCCATGGCGGCTCCCGCTATTTCTTTGCCCGGGGCGACATCGCCAACAGCGAGCTGGCGCTGTACCTGTTCGAGGAGCACCGGATCGAGGCCGTGGTCAACTTCGCGGCCGAAACCCACGTGGACCGCTCCATAACCGACGCCTCGCCCTTTATCCGCACCAACGTGGCCGGCACCCAGAGCCTGCTCGACGCGGCCCGGCTTTTCGGCATCAAGCGTTTCGTCCACGTCTCCACCGACGAGGTCTACGGCACGCTCGGCCCGGACGGGAAATTCTCCGAGGATACGCCCCTTGCCCCCAACAGCCCCTACTCGGCCAGCAAGGCCGGGGCGGACATGCTGGTGCGCGCGGCCCACGAGACCTACGGCATGGACACGGTGATCACCCGCTGCTCCAACAACTACGGCCCGTTCCAGTTTCCGGAAAAGCTCATTCCCCTGATGTTCTCCCGGGCCATGGCCGACGAACCGCTGCCTGTCTACGGCGACGGGAAAAACGTGCGCGACTGGATCTACGTCACGGACCATTGCCGGGGCGTGGAGCTGGCCCTCATCAAGGGACGGGCCGGCGAGGTCTACAACTTCGGCGGCGACGCGGAAAAGCCCAACATCGAGGTGGTGCGGACCATTCTAGCCGCCCTGGGCAAGCCCGAAAGCCTCATCCGCTTCGTCACCGACCGCCCCGGCCATGACCGCCGCTACGCCATGGACTTCACCAAGGCGGCGCGGGAACTGGGCTTTGCGCCCGAGTACGATTTCACGCGCGGCATCGCGGCCACTGTGGACTGGTACCGCCAAAACGGGGAATGGCTGAAAAGCGTGCAAAGCGGCGCCTATCGCCAGTTCATGGACAAATGGTACGGAGGACGGGCATGA
- the rfbD gene encoding dTDP-4-dehydrorhamnose reductase, producing the protein MTENSETGRAIVLGGKTGLLGRPLTKALADAGFAVLPTTRSELDPFDAAAVERALADFGATHLFNTVAYTAVDAAEDDVPGAYRLNRDLPALLAKCCRAAKVMLVQYSTDFVFSGDADAPYTEEDATGPRSVYGASKLAGEKAILESGLLQYQILRTAWLFGPGKKNFVATMLNLAKDREELRVVGDQVGSPTYTVDLAGWSADLALKNPVGIFHAVGTGHGSWCELAAEAVAAAGLSCRVVSIPSSEYPQKAYRPRYSVLSNAKLAEAIGRVPRPWVQTVREYVYSQMHTDD; encoded by the coding sequence ATGACCGAAAATAGCGAGACCGGGCGGGCCATTGTCCTGGGCGGCAAGACGGGCCTGCTCGGTCGGCCGCTCACGAAGGCCCTGGCGGACGCGGGTTTTGCCGTGCTGCCCACCACCCGTAGCGAGCTGGATCCCTTCGACGCGGCGGCCGTGGAACGGGCGCTGGCCGATTTCGGCGCCACGCACCTGTTCAACACCGTGGCCTACACGGCCGTGGACGCGGCCGAGGACGACGTTCCCGGGGCCTACCGCCTCAACCGGGACCTGCCCGCCCTGCTGGCCAAATGTTGCCGCGCGGCCAAGGTCATGCTCGTGCAGTACAGCACCGATTTCGTTTTCAGCGGCGACGCGGACGCGCCGTATACCGAGGAGGACGCCACCGGCCCCCGCTCGGTCTACGGCGCGAGCAAGCTGGCGGGCGAAAAGGCCATCCTGGAGTCGGGGCTGCTGCAATACCAGATTCTGCGCACGGCCTGGCTGTTCGGCCCGGGCAAGAAGAACTTCGTGGCCACCATGTTGAACCTGGCCAAGGATCGTGAGGAACTGCGGGTCGTGGGGGACCAGGTCGGCTCACCCACCTATACCGTGGATCTGGCCGGCTGGTCGGCGGATCTGGCTCTTAAAAACCCGGTGGGGATTTTCCACGCCGTGGGAACGGGACACGGCAGTTGGTGCGAGCTGGCGGCCGAGGCCGTGGCCGCCGCCGGGCTGTCGTGCCGGGTGGTGTCCATTCCGTCCTCGGAATACCCGCAAAAGGCCTACCGCCCGCGTTATTCGGTGCTCAGCAACGCCAAGCTGGCCGAAGCCATCGGCCGCGTGCCCCGGCCGTGGGTGCAAACGGTGCGGGAATACGTCTATTCGCAGATGCACACGGACGACTGA
- a CDS encoding hybrid sensor histidine kinase/response regulator, translating to MSDPRILFASDNAALAASLVGHCSAASGLRAIRTDNAAAAAAALAETATQDIVLCVVDMALPQAEVERLAAASANARVPWLAVGDRYTSDLRKRAETLDAIDYVVADAEDCQAVARFAERLLRNRPVRILVVEDSGFMRAHLRRQLRRYQFRVHMAATPGMGMRILEQRPDIMAVIIDYDMPDQNGVELTRSIRRQFRHREICLIGISGKAPRSISAEFLKNGGDDYLHKPFEREELYSRVLHGVVAVERILEIKRLERLRRMFLSMLAHDLKSPAGGIVGAANLILDGICGQVGGEVREMAAVISQAGRRLCTLASNMQDLTRLETGRLEPVLASTCLDSLILERVRLAEATASGKGIRLEVTTRPLPPMEIDADLVARLLDNVLSNAVKFSPLRSVVRVEMDAASQEAVVRVRDQGPGIQPEERARLFKPFERLSAKPTAGEKSLGLGLAIAEGIVAAHGGRIWVESTPGQGASFCFALPIGKGADQSSVCICE from the coding sequence ATGTCCGACCCGCGTATTTTGTTCGCCTCAGACAACGCCGCCTTGGCCGCCAGTCTCGTTGGTCATTGCAGTGCTGCCTCCGGCCTGCGGGCCATCCGCACCGACAACGCCGCCGCCGCCGCTGCCGCCCTGGCCGAAACGGCCACGCAGGACATCGTGCTGTGTGTTGTGGATATGGCTTTGCCCCAGGCCGAGGTGGAGCGTCTGGCCGCTGCTTCGGCAAACGCCCGCGTCCCCTGGCTGGCCGTGGGCGACCGCTATACGTCCGATTTGCGCAAGCGGGCCGAAACCCTCGACGCCATTGATTACGTGGTGGCCGATGCCGAGGATTGCCAGGCCGTGGCCCGGTTCGCCGAGCGTCTGCTGCGCAACCGGCCCGTGCGCATCCTGGTGGTGGAGGACTCGGGCTTCATGCGGGCCCATCTGCGCCGCCAGCTGCGGCGCTACCAGTTCCGGGTGCATATGGCCGCCACTCCGGGCATGGGCATGCGGATTCTGGAGCAGCGTCCCGACATCATGGCCGTGATCATCGATTACGACATGCCGGATCAAAACGGGGTGGAGCTGACCCGCAGCATCCGGCGGCAGTTCCGCCATCGGGAAATCTGCCTCATCGGCATTTCGGGCAAGGCCCCCCGGTCCATCTCAGCGGAATTCCTCAAGAACGGCGGCGACGATTACCTGCACAAGCCCTTCGAGCGCGAGGAACTCTACAGCCGGGTGCTCCACGGCGTGGTGGCTGTGGAGCGCATACTGGAAATCAAGCGGCTGGAGCGGCTGCGGCGCATGTTCTTGTCCATGCTGGCCCATGACCTCAAAAGCCCGGCCGGCGGCATCGTGGGCGCGGCCAACCTCATCCTGGACGGCATCTGCGGCCAGGTGGGCGGCGAAGTGCGGGAGATGGCCGCCGTCATCAGCCAGGCCGGCCGGCGACTGTGCACGCTCGCTTCCAACATGCAGGACCTCACCCGCCTGGAAACCGGCCGTCTGGAGCCGGTATTGGCCTCCACCTGCCTGGATTCCCTGATCCTGGAGCGGGTTCGTCTGGCCGAGGCCACCGCCTCGGGCAAGGGCATCCGGCTCGAGGTCACGACCCGTCCCTTGCCCCCCATGGAAATCGACGCCGATCTGGTGGCCCGGCTGCTGGACAATGTGCTGTCCAACGCGGTCAAGTTCTCGCCGCTGCGTTCCGTCGTGCGCGTGGAGATGGATGCGGCGTCCCAGGAGGCTGTGGTGCGGGTGCGCGACCAGGGCCCGGGCATCCAGCCGGAGGAGCGCGCCCGGCTGTTCAAACCTTTCGAACGGCTTTCGGCCAAGCCCACGGCCGGAGAGAAAAGCCTGGGCCTGGGATTGGCCATCGCCGAGGGCATCGTCGCCGCCCATGGCGGCCGCATCTGGGTGGAAAGCACGCCTGGGCAGGGCGCGAGCTTCTGCTTCGCCCTGCCCATTGGCAAAGGGGCCGATCAGTCGTCCGTGTGCATCTGCGAATAG
- a CDS encoding glycosyltransferase: MISVVLPVRNTADTLPRALASLAAQTLADFELVAVDDGSDDGGATLRVLRAAAGRDARLRVLDRPHDGIAAALNTGLAAARGRYIARMDADDVCHPRRLELQAGYLDAHPEIGLVSCLAAFGGDPDAAAGYLAHIEWANSVRTPQAIRQAIFRESPLPHPTVMFRAELPNRFGGYRDGAFPEDYELWLRWLEAGVDMAKIPQALMTWNDPPGRLSRTDPRYDPEAFHRIKAGYLARLLARINPHHPEIHVVGAGRITRRRAEHLLAHGVVIKAWLDIDPRKVGMVLGGRPVLHMRDAPAPERCFVVPYVASRGAPEYIAETLERRGFKLGRSYLPAA, encoded by the coding sequence ATGATTTCCGTGGTGCTGCCGGTGCGAAACACGGCCGACACCCTGCCCAGGGCCCTGGCCAGCCTGGCCGCGCAGACGCTTGCCGATTTCGAGCTGGTGGCGGTCGATGACGGCTCCGACGACGGCGGGGCAACCCTGAGGGTCCTTCGCGCCGCCGCCGGGCGCGACGCGCGGCTCAGGGTCCTCGACCGCCCCCATGACGGCATTGCCGCCGCCCTCAACACCGGCTTGGCCGCCGCCCGGGGGCGCTACATCGCCCGCATGGACGCCGACGACGTCTGCCATCCCCGCCGCCTGGAGCTCCAGGCCGGCTATCTCGACGCGCATCCCGAGATCGGTCTGGTCTCCTGCCTGGCCGCCTTCGGCGGCGACCCGGACGCGGCCGCGGGCTATCTCGCCCACATCGAGTGGGCCAACAGCGTGCGCACCCCGCAAGCCATCCGGCAGGCCATCTTCCGGGAATCCCCCCTGCCCCATCCCACGGTCATGTTTCGGGCCGAGCTGCCGAACCGTTTCGGCGGCTACCGCGACGGCGCCTTTCCCGAAGACTACGAACTGTGGCTGCGCTGGCTCGAGGCCGGCGTGGACATGGCCAAAATTCCCCAGGCGCTCATGACCTGGAACGATCCGCCCGGCCGCCTGTCGCGCACCGATCCCCGCTACGATCCCGAGGCCTTCCACCGGATCAAAGCCGGCTACCTGGCCCGCCTTCTGGCCCGGATCAACCCCCATCATCCTGAAATCCATGTGGTCGGGGCCGGGCGCATCACCCGCCGCCGGGCCGAGCATCTCCTGGCCCATGGCGTGGTCATCAAGGCCTGGCTCGACATCGACCCACGGAAAGTGGGCATGGTGCTCGGCGGTCGGCCGGTGCTGCATATGCGCGACGCGCCCGCCCCGGAGCGCTGTTTCGTCGTGCCCTACGTGGCGAGCCGGGGCGCGCCCGAATACATCGCGGAGACGCTGGAGCGGCGCGGCTTCAAGCTCGGCCGGTCCTATCTCCCCGCCGCCTGA
- a CDS encoding PAS domain S-box protein, protein MPWMRMHSLRTRLFWLVLLALLPAIVLHVASTLEKRNTARQAAKKNLTTTAELAAANLHSVLKNAGEILQGVSALPEITAMRPIPAERLLIRVKEFFSDFATISLLSPGGTIVASNLPTGREINYGDRPWVRQALAGQALAIGGFTAGKRTGLPGLALACPVRDPAGTIIGVCTLNLRLSWFSGVFSDKAMPPEATACLLDGQGNVLAAWPEASRPIGRPLPDAATIMTEHGHAPKAIRTGPGPDGAASFEAIVPVMANGRDALYLQLGLPVRSVGASLERTMFRDLGFLVVTLAFALLAALVFSNTTLLRPTRQLVRTATAMARGNLSSRLDIGPGYGELSELGRALDVMAASLRERIRFTQELIDAIPAPVFYKSLDGRYLGCNKTYETMVHPLASILGKTSRAVQAPEIARQCEDTDREALTEPQRSIQFEMRARLRDGAWHDQLVTKSSFENASGVTAGIIGVMQDITTLRHSEMALSDSEAKYRTLLASMRDGFVVIGKDNRIMESNPAFREMLGYSREELNGLTTLDITPERWQAPEEAVLRTAVDTQGFSGIFEKEYRRKDGSVFPAALRLQRYPSRGDDARRYFAIVRDVTEDKAIEADLRAAKEAAETANRAKSDFLAKMSHDIRTPLNAVIGMTELTLDTPLSHQQRDALETARESAASLLALINDILDISRIEARKLELASDVFDLRRTLAGITRSMRAQAKDKGLRLALAIAPRTPRFVTGDPVRLRQILLNLVGNGIKFTDQGSVSLIVGPDTGQAKPDGATAIAFTVSDTGIGIESERLEGIFDMFAQADASITRQYGGTGLGLAICRELARLMGGCIVAESRPGAGSRFRVVVPLPPALPPETAATPGANALTAPATILAAPRSLRILLVEDNPVNVKVARTYLSRRGHAFLVAENGNKALAILQTAPVDVVLMDVEMPGMDGLEATRRLRTGQAGPVNRNVPVVAMTAHALSGARQRCLEAGMNDYLAKPLDFHALDALLDRISRQAATSDVNPPPTDDAPPALDRQQALSRLDGDLELLQELQRDFLRQYPRKLRLIDLCLDKENWDEAALAAHSLKNIAGAVGAEASRQAAGRLETHLRQADYEAASDALAAIKALLGQAAKALQAEGDGEEAGGKPS, encoded by the coding sequence ATGCCCTGGATGCGGATGCACAGTCTGCGCACGCGTCTTTTCTGGCTGGTTCTCCTGGCCCTGCTCCCCGCCATCGTCCTCCATGTCGCCTCGACGCTGGAGAAACGCAACACGGCGCGCCAAGCGGCCAAGAAGAACCTTACGACCACCGCGGAACTCGCCGCGGCCAACCTGCATTCCGTCCTCAAAAACGCCGGCGAAATCCTCCAAGGCGTGTCCGCCCTGCCAGAGATCACCGCCATGCGGCCGATCCCGGCCGAAAGACTCCTCATCCGGGTCAAGGAGTTCTTTTCCGATTTCGCCACCATCTCCCTGCTGTCGCCAGGCGGAACCATCGTGGCCTCGAACCTCCCCACCGGGCGGGAAATCAACTACGGCGACCGCCCCTGGGTGCGCCAGGCACTGGCCGGCCAGGCATTGGCCATCGGCGGCTTCACCGCCGGCAAGCGCACGGGCCTGCCCGGCCTGGCCCTGGCCTGCCCGGTACGCGACCCGGCCGGCACAATCATCGGCGTATGCACGCTGAACCTGCGCCTCAGCTGGTTTTCAGGCGTCTTTTCCGACAAGGCCATGCCGCCCGAGGCCACGGCCTGTCTGCTCGACGGCCAGGGCAATGTCCTGGCCGCCTGGCCCGAAGCTTCCCGCCCCATAGGCCGTCCACTGCCCGATGCCGCGACGATCATGACCGAGCACGGGCACGCGCCAAAAGCGATCCGGACCGGCCCGGGCCCCGACGGCGCGGCCTCCTTCGAGGCCATCGTCCCGGTCATGGCCAACGGCCGCGACGCCTTGTATCTTCAACTGGGGCTGCCGGTCAGGAGCGTCGGCGCCTCCCTCGAAAGGACCATGTTCAGGGACTTGGGGTTTCTCGTCGTAACCCTGGCCTTCGCCTTGCTGGCCGCCCTCGTCTTCAGCAACACCACCCTGCTGCGGCCCACCCGGCAGCTTGTCCGGACGGCCACGGCCATGGCGCGCGGAAACCTCTCGAGCCGCCTGGACATCGGACCGGGCTACGGCGAACTTTCGGAACTGGGCCGGGCCCTGGACGTCATGGCCGCCAGCCTGCGCGAGCGCATCCGCTTCACCCAGGAACTCATCGACGCCATTCCGGCCCCCGTATTCTACAAGAGCCTCGATGGGCGCTATCTCGGCTGCAACAAGACCTACGAAACCATGGTGCACCCCCTGGCCTCCATTTTGGGCAAGACCTCCCGGGCGGTCCAAGCGCCGGAAATCGCGCGGCAATGCGAAGATACGGACCGGGAAGCGCTGACCGAACCACAGCGGAGCATCCAGTTCGAAATGCGCGCGCGCCTGAGGGATGGCGCCTGGCACGACCAGCTCGTGACCAAATCCAGTTTCGAGAACGCCTCGGGCGTTACGGCCGGCATTATCGGCGTGATGCAGGACATCACCACCCTGCGGCATTCCGAGATGGCGCTTTCCGATTCGGAAGCGAAATACCGGACACTGCTCGCCTCCATGCGCGACGGCTTTGTGGTGATCGGCAAGGACAACCGCATCATGGAGTCCAATCCGGCTTTCCGGGAAATGCTCGGCTATTCCCGCGAGGAACTGAACGGGCTGACCACGTTGGACATCACGCCGGAGCGCTGGCAGGCGCCCGAAGAGGCGGTGCTGCGCACCGCCGTCGACACCCAGGGCTTTTCCGGCATTTTCGAAAAAGAGTACCGGCGCAAGGACGGCAGCGTCTTTCCGGCCGCCTTGCGCCTGCAACGCTATCCGTCCCGGGGCGATGACGCGCGCCGCTATTTCGCCATCGTGCGCGACGTCACCGAGGACAAGGCCATCGAAGCCGATCTGCGTGCCGCCAAGGAGGCGGCGGAAACGGCCAACCGGGCCAAAAGCGATTTTCTGGCCAAAATGAGCCACGACATCCGCACGCCGCTCAATGCCGTCATCGGCATGACCGAGCTGACCCTCGACACGCCCCTGTCCCACCAGCAACGCGACGCGTTGGAAACCGCCCGCGAATCCGCCGCCAGCCTTCTGGCGCTTATCAACGACATCCTCGACATCTCCAGAATCGAGGCCCGCAAGCTGGAACTTGCAAGCGACGTCTTCGACCTGCGCCGCACCCTGGCCGGAATCACACGATCCATGCGCGCCCAGGCGAAAGACAAGGGGCTGCGCCTGGCCCTGGCCATCGCCCCGCGAACGCCCCGCTTCGTCACGGGAGACCCGGTGCGCCTGCGTCAGATCCTGCTCAACCTCGTCGGCAACGGCATCAAATTCACCGACCAGGGCAGCGTATCCCTGATCGTCGGACCGGACACGGGGCAAGCCAAACCGGACGGCGCAACGGCCATCGCCTTCACCGTGTCGGACACGGGCATCGGCATCGAATCCGAAAGGCTCGAAGGCATTTTCGACATGTTCGCCCAGGCCGACGCCTCCATCACCCGCCAATACGGCGGCACGGGCCTGGGGCTGGCCATCTGCCGCGAACTGGCGCGGCTCATGGGCGGCTGCATCGTCGCCGAAAGCAGGCCCGGCGCGGGCAGCCGCTTTCGCGTCGTGGTGCCCCTTCCCCCGGCCTTGCCGCCCGAAACGGCCGCCACACCCGGGGCGAACGCCCTAACGGCCCCGGCGACTATCCTGGCGGCCCCGCGCAGCCTGCGCATCCTGCTGGTGGAGGACAACCCGGTCAACGTGAAGGTGGCGCGCACCTACCTGTCCAGGCGGGGACACGCCTTCCTGGTGGCGGAAAACGGGAACAAGGCGCTGGCGATCCTTCAAACCGCCCCGGTCGATGTGGTGCTCATGGATGTGGAGATGCCGGGCATGGACGGCCTGGAGGCGACCCGCCGGCTGCGGACGGGCCAAGCCGGTCCCGTCAACCGGAACGTGCCGGTAGTGGCCATGACCGCCCACGCTTTAAGCGGCGCCAGACAACGCTGTCTGGAGGCGGGCATGAACGATTACCTCGCCAAGCCGTTGGATTTTCATGCCCTGGACGCCCTCTTGGACAGGATTTCCCGTCAGGCCGCGACTTCCGACGTCAATCCCCCCCCAACGGACGACGCGCCCCCGGCCCTGGACAGGCAACAAGCCCTCTCACGCCTGGACGGCGACCTGGAGCTGCTCCAGGAACTGCAACGCGACTTCCTGCGGCAGTATCCGCGCAAGCTGCGCCTGATCGACCTGTGCCTGGACAAGGAGAACTGGGACGAGGCGGCCCTGGCCGCCCATTCGCTCAAAAACATCGCCGGCGCGGTCGGGGCCGAGGCCTCGCGGCAGGCCGCCGGACGCCTTGAAACACACCTGCGCCAGGCCGACTACGAAGCCGCTTCCGACGCCCTCGCCGCCATCAAGGCCCTGCTGGGCCAGGCCGCCAAGGCCCTTCAGGCGGAGGGGGATGGCGAAGAGGCCGGGGGGAAACCATCCTGA